A region from the Haemorhous mexicanus isolate bHaeMex1 chromosome 12, bHaeMex1.pri, whole genome shotgun sequence genome encodes:
- the SDR42E1 gene encoding short-chain dehydrogenase/reductase family 42E member 1 isoform X1 encodes MVKRGLVLRGVFAACFLGQFQHTAWKERGWKKETLPRKESSLREEGVILASGCAIYQKGVDVILFDVVKPLQTMPEGIKFLQGDICCLSEVEEALRDVICVFHIASYGMSGREQLNRKLIEDVNVKGTENVIQACKSRGVSSLVYTSTYNVIFGGQIIENGDESLPYLPLHLHPDHYSRTKSLAEMKVLEANGAELGNGRGVLRTCALRPAGIYGPGEQRHLPRIVSYIERGLFKFVYGDPLSLVEFVHVDNLVQAHVLASEALRASKQHIAAGQAYFISDGRPVNNFEFFRPLVEGLGYKFPTLRLPLSLVYFFAFLTEIVHFLVGHIYNFQPLLTRTEVYKTGVTHYFSMGKARKELGYEPQQYSLDEVVEWFRSQGCGPKPRNYTIMHLVRDGGLLVLLIAVLVSWFPSVVTFSL; translated from the exons ATGGTAAAACGCGGACTGGTTTTAAGGGGTGTGTTTGCGGCGTGTTTTCTAGGTCAGTTCCAGCACACGGCGTGGAAGGAAAGAGGATGGAAGAAGGAAACTCTGCCAAGGAAAGAGTCCTCATTACGGGAGGAGGGGGTTATTTTGGCTTCCG GTTGTGCCATATATCAAAAGGGAGTCGATGTGATCCTCTTTGATGTGGTGAAGCCACTTCAAACCATGCCAGAGGGAATAAAGTTCCTGCAGGGGGATATCTGTTGCCTGTCTGAAGTGGAAGAAGCTCTCAGAGATGTAATCTGCGTGTTCCATATCGCTTCCTATGGAATgtctggcagggagcagctgaacCGAAAACTTATAGAAGATGTTAACGTGAAGGGAACAGAAAATGTCATCCAGGCCTGCAAGAGCAGGGGAGTGTCCAGCCTGGTTTATACAAGTACCTACAACGTGATATTTGGAGGCCAGATTATAGAAAATGGGGACGAGTCTCTGCCTTACCTACCTCTGCACCTTCACCCTGATCACTACTCCAGAACGAAATCTTTAGCCGAAATGAAGGTGCTGGAGGCAAACGGTGCCGAGCTGGGAAATGGGAGAGGTGTGCTGAGGACCTGTGCTCTCCGGCCAGCAGGGATCTACgggcctggggagcagagacacCTGCCAAGAATAGTCAGCTACATTGAAAGGGGACTGTTTAAATTTGTCTATGGAGACCCTCTGAGTCTGGTAGAGTTTGTACACGTGGACAACCTGGTCCAGGCCCATGTCCTTGCCTCCGAGGCTCTCAGAGCCAGCAAGCAGCACATTGCTGCAGGCCAGGcctattttatttctgatggCAGGCCCGTCAACAACTTTGAATTTTTTCGACCGCTAGTGGAAGGTTTGGGTTACAAGTTCCCAACCCTGCgccttcccctctcccttgTCTATTTTTTTGCATTCCTTACTGAAATAGTTCATTTTCTTGTGGGGCACATTTATAacttccagcccctcctcactCGCACGGAAGTTTACAAAACTGGTGTCACACACTACTTCAGCATGGGGAaggccaggaaggagctgggctaTGAGCCCCAGCAGTACAGCCTGGATGAAGTGGTGGAGTGGTTTAGATCCCAAGGATGTGGACCAAAGCCAAGAAATTACACCATCATGCACCTGGTTAGGGATGGAGGCCTGCTTGTGCTGCTGATTGCTGTGCTGGTCTCCTGGTTTCCATCTGTGGTGACATTTTCACTCTGA
- the SDR42E1 gene encoding short-chain dehydrogenase/reductase family 42E member 1 isoform X2: MEEGNSAKERVLITGGGGYFGFRLGCAIYQKGVDVILFDVVKPLQTMPEGIKFLQGDICCLSEVEEALRDVICVFHIASYGMSGREQLNRKLIEDVNVKGTENVIQACKSRGVSSLVYTSTYNVIFGGQIIENGDESLPYLPLHLHPDHYSRTKSLAEMKVLEANGAELGNGRGVLRTCALRPAGIYGPGEQRHLPRIVSYIERGLFKFVYGDPLSLVEFVHVDNLVQAHVLASEALRASKQHIAAGQAYFISDGRPVNNFEFFRPLVEGLGYKFPTLRLPLSLVYFFAFLTEIVHFLVGHIYNFQPLLTRTEVYKTGVTHYFSMGKARKELGYEPQQYSLDEVVEWFRSQGCGPKPRNYTIMHLVRDGGLLVLLIAVLVSWFPSVVTFSL, from the exons ATGGAAGAAGGAAACTCTGCCAAGGAAAGAGTCCTCATTACGGGAGGAGGGGGTTATTTTGGCTTCCG TTTAGGTTGTGCCATATATCAAAAGGGAGTCGATGTGATCCTCTTTGATGTGGTGAAGCCACTTCAAACCATGCCAGAGGGAATAAAGTTCCTGCAGGGGGATATCTGTTGCCTGTCTGAAGTGGAAGAAGCTCTCAGAGATGTAATCTGCGTGTTCCATATCGCTTCCTATGGAATgtctggcagggagcagctgaacCGAAAACTTATAGAAGATGTTAACGTGAAGGGAACAGAAAATGTCATCCAGGCCTGCAAGAGCAGGGGAGTGTCCAGCCTGGTTTATACAAGTACCTACAACGTGATATTTGGAGGCCAGATTATAGAAAATGGGGACGAGTCTCTGCCTTACCTACCTCTGCACCTTCACCCTGATCACTACTCCAGAACGAAATCTTTAGCCGAAATGAAGGTGCTGGAGGCAAACGGTGCCGAGCTGGGAAATGGGAGAGGTGTGCTGAGGACCTGTGCTCTCCGGCCAGCAGGGATCTACgggcctggggagcagagacacCTGCCAAGAATAGTCAGCTACATTGAAAGGGGACTGTTTAAATTTGTCTATGGAGACCCTCTGAGTCTGGTAGAGTTTGTACACGTGGACAACCTGGTCCAGGCCCATGTCCTTGCCTCCGAGGCTCTCAGAGCCAGCAAGCAGCACATTGCTGCAGGCCAGGcctattttatttctgatggCAGGCCCGTCAACAACTTTGAATTTTTTCGACCGCTAGTGGAAGGTTTGGGTTACAAGTTCCCAACCCTGCgccttcccctctcccttgTCTATTTTTTTGCATTCCTTACTGAAATAGTTCATTTTCTTGTGGGGCACATTTATAacttccagcccctcctcactCGCACGGAAGTTTACAAAACTGGTGTCACACACTACTTCAGCATGGGGAaggccaggaaggagctgggctaTGAGCCCCAGCAGTACAGCCTGGATGAAGTGGTGGAGTGGTTTAGATCCCAAGGATGTGGACCAAAGCCAAGAAATTACACCATCATGCACCTGGTTAGGGATGGAGGCCTGCTTGTGCTGCTGATTGCTGTGCTGGTCTCCTGGTTTCCATCTGTGGTGACATTTTCACTCTGA